CTTTCATGTCTTCCTGTCAATTCATAACCATAAATGCCAAATGTAAAGGAATCATTTCCACGCGCAGGAGTTCGGCCTAAAAACCAATAATTATTGTTTATTGCTGACTCAAGCACTTCTTCGTAGATAAATGTCCTTGTATCTGTAGTAAAATCTAGTTCTTCTATTTCTCCCATATTATTTACACCTTTTGTTTTATATTCTCCTTTGATATAATCCTGCATATTAAATACATTGAATACACCAGAGACACCTAACACGAAGAGAGTAACAGGAACAATAAACATTGTTAAGCGTAAAGTCTCAAAAATATTAGAAGGTAGCTTTTTATGAATATAGTACAATAATATAAACAAAAGAGGAACACCGAATTTGATTACATTACTTCTGGCACCCAGATCAGCAACTAAAACAACAACTGTTGCAGCAATCAGAAGTATTTTGGCTCTCTTTGTAAGAGCAGGGAAAAAGAGTAATAGGAATGCTACAGGAACCAGATAAAAACCATATGCATCTGTTCTTAAAAGTGCAATAAACAGCAGAAAAAGAGGGAACATATATTTCATATAAAATGATAATGTAGATTGAACTATAGATTTATTTGTTGCAGCAATAATCACAAGAGGTAACATCAAAGCCATAGTATTTCCTGTTAATGCTTTCCAATCCCAATACATCTCTGCTGCAAATGCACCTCTGATTATACATACTGCATTCCAAAGCAGATATATCCATATTAGTATCATATTATCCTCATTCCTTTTGTCATAAAAAGAATATCGAGCTAAAAAGAATACAGCAAGTATCATAATAGATATACTCCATCTTAAGGGGGTGCTATCCAATGAGTGAAGGAATGGTATTCCCGGCTTTACATAAGGTAATGCAGTATATAGCGTCAGAAAAAAAATAGTAATAGGGATGAGACGACTTATAATATGTTTATTTACTGTTGTCATAGGATTTTTTAATTAATAAGTTTTCACACCATTTAGTCTCATATACCAATAATACAAACTTAGTTTGCGCAATATTGAATCACCTTTAAGTCCAAAAAAACCTCGGTATTTAAATCTCAGCCAATTCTCATAATATATCGATAAGTCAAATGGGTTAAGAATATTAAGGTTTTTCATTTGATATTTTTCAAAAATCCTGAGAGCTTCTTTTTCTCTTGGACCATTTTTCTTCATATCTCTCGAAACTGCTTTACTATGTACTCTGTAAGCAACTGTTGTTTCATCAAGATGATAGATCTTATAACCATTTTCAAGAACTCTGAACAGAGTGGACATATCCTCATATATCCTGAATTCCTCGTCACAATACCCAACAAGCTTAAACAGATCCCTCTTAATAAAGAATGTAGGTGTATTCAAAAATATAGGCCAACGTGAGTAATATTTCAACTGTTTTTTTGCAGTTGAGATATTTGCAAACATTTCTTGCCCTTCATTTACTACAATAGATCTGACTAGATTACTATTTTCATCTATCTCGCAAACATTTGAAAAAATGATCGACGCACCAGGATTTAAATAAGTAAACTCAATGTTATCTTTTATAAAATTATTCAGAAGTATATCATCACCTGCAATAACTTTCAACCACTTACCACTACATTCCCTGAGACCTCTATTACAGTTTTTAGATATCCCAGTATTTACAGGTGTAGTTATTAATTTTACATTTGCAAATCTATCTCTGTTTTTATCTATCCACTCTTCAGTAATCTCCACTGTTTTATCAGTTGAACAATCATCACTAACTATTAACTCTATATTATTATATGTCTGAGACTTAATACTCTCTAATGTTTCTTCTATATAGTTAGAATTATTGTATGTTATTACAACAATCGAAATCAAAGCATCTTCATTTATGAC
This window of the Lascolabacillus massiliensis genome carries:
- a CDS encoding glycosyltransferase, encoding MVINEDALISIVVITYNNSNYIEETLESIKSQTYNNIELIVSDDCSTDKTVEITEEWIDKNRDRFANVKLITTPVNTGISKNCNRGLRECSGKWLKVIAGDDILLNNFIKDNIEFTYLNPGASIIFSNVCEIDENSNLVRSIVVNEGQEMFANISTAKKQLKYYSRWPIFLNTPTFFIKRDLFKLVGYCDEEFRIYEDMSTLFRVLENGYKIYHLDETTVAYRVHSKAVSRDMKKNGPREKEALRIFEKYQMKNLNILNPFDLSIYYENWLRFKYRGFFGLKGDSILRKLSLYYWYMRLNGVKTY